One stretch of Hymenobacter chitinivorans DSM 11115 DNA includes these proteins:
- a CDS encoding ammonium transporter — protein sequence MSRSTVLRPSYSLLTLAGLIILSTVAAFVDLPHPSAVPGSLNAADMAWMLTATAFVLIMTPGLSFFYGGMVRPKNVISTMLQSFVALGVISLVWYFVGFSLAYGESWHGLIGNPLTFVMLRNVGTAPHPLLSPNIPFVLFFAFQLKFAIITPALITGSFAERVRFKAYLAFMVLFCIFIYCPLAHWTWHPEGFLRKWGVLDFAGGTVVHISAGIASLAAAIVLGPRSIHGRKTSFVTPNVPYVILGTGLLWFGWFGFNAGSALGANELAALSFVNTNMASAAALVAWLLIEVVRGGKPTALGACIGAVVGLVAITPAAGYVTYGQSVLIGVLAALISQAAVHWQNSRTSLDDTLDVFPCHGLGGIVGMLLTGVFADKVGLIHGSMTTFSYHVLGLAIVITFTFVGAWVLLKVTDLIFGLRVKPAQEELGLDLSQHEESTYHIDEEFEQTYRKEQVRDAVEQQV from the coding sequence ATGAGTCGTTCTACAGTCCTTCGCCCCAGCTATAGTTTACTGACGTTGGCCGGGCTCATCATCCTCAGCACCGTCGCCGCCTTCGTCGACCTGCCGCATCCTAGCGCCGTGCCCGGTAGCCTCAACGCGGCCGACATGGCCTGGATGCTGACCGCCACGGCCTTTGTGCTCATCATGACGCCGGGCCTGTCGTTTTTTTACGGCGGCATGGTGCGGCCCAAAAACGTCATTTCCACCATGCTGCAGAGCTTCGTGGCCCTGGGCGTTATTTCCCTGGTGTGGTACTTCGTGGGCTTTTCCCTGGCTTACGGTGAGTCCTGGCACGGCCTGATTGGCAACCCGCTCACCTTCGTGATGCTGCGCAACGTGGGCACGGCCCCGCATCCGTTGTTGTCGCCCAACATTCCCTTTGTGCTCTTCTTTGCGTTTCAGCTTAAGTTCGCCATCATCACCCCGGCCCTGATTACCGGCTCCTTCGCCGAGCGGGTCCGGTTTAAGGCGTATCTGGCCTTTATGGTGCTCTTTTGCATCTTCATCTATTGCCCGCTGGCCCACTGGACCTGGCACCCCGAGGGCTTTTTGCGCAAGTGGGGCGTGCTCGACTTTGCCGGGGGCACGGTGGTGCATATTTCGGCCGGTATTGCTTCCCTGGCCGCCGCCATTGTGCTCGGGCCGCGCAGCATCCACGGCCGCAAAACCTCGTTTGTAACCCCCAACGTGCCCTACGTGATTCTGGGGACCGGACTGCTGTGGTTTGGCTGGTTTGGCTTCAACGCCGGCTCGGCCCTGGGGGCCAACGAGCTGGCGGCTCTTTCCTTCGTCAATACCAACATGGCCTCGGCCGCCGCTCTGGTAGCCTGGCTGCTGATTGAGGTAGTGCGGGGCGGCAAGCCCACGGCCCTGGGCGCCTGCATCGGGGCGGTGGTGGGCCTAGTGGCCATTACGCCCGCCGCCGGCTACGTCACCTACGGCCAAAGCGTGCTGATCGGGGTGCTGGCCGCCCTCATCAGCCAAGCCGCCGTGCACTGGCAGAACAGCCGCACCAGCCTCGACGACACGCTCGACGTATTTCCCTGCCACGGCCTGGGCGGCATCGTGGGCATGCTGCTCACCGGCGTGTTTGCCGATAAGGTCGGCCTGATTCACGGCTCCATGACGACTTTCAGCTACCACGTGCTGGGTTTGGCCATCGTCATCACCTTCACTTTCGTCGGCGCCTGGGTGCTGCTCAAAGTCACCGACCTGATTTTCGGCTTGCGCGTGAAGCCCGCCCAGGAAGAGCTCGGCCTCGACCTGAGCCAGCACGAGGAGTCCACCTACCACATCGACGAGGAATTTGAGCAAACCTACCGTAAGGAGCAGGTGCGCGACGCCGTAGAGCAGCAGGTCTGA
- a CDS encoding ZIP family metal transporter, producing MTFPTWAVAGFWGLVSGSALVIGAAIGYYANIAPRLIAAVMAFGSGVLISTLSLELMEDAYDKGGLDSTALGFVGGAAAYTLANWLLARYGAKHRKRSGDHQKVEREKVQTGQKEATEPGDDNGMALAIGALLDGIPESIVIGLSLLAGGAVSMVAVVAIFLSNLPEGLSSAAGMKKAGRSARYVFLLWLGIALISGLSSLAGYTVFSHFSQEVVAATTAVAAGAVLAMIADTMIPEAFETAHNFTGLITVLGFLAAFFLSKME from the coding sequence ATGACTTTTCCAACCTGGGCCGTTGCCGGCTTCTGGGGCCTGGTTTCGGGCTCCGCCCTGGTAATCGGGGCCGCCATTGGTTACTACGCCAACATTGCCCCCCGCCTGATTGCCGCCGTTATGGCCTTTGGCAGCGGCGTACTGATTTCGACCTTATCACTGGAGTTGATGGAGGACGCCTACGATAAAGGCGGCCTCGACTCGACGGCACTGGGCTTCGTGGGCGGGGCGGCGGCCTATACGCTGGCCAACTGGCTGCTGGCCCGGTACGGGGCCAAGCACCGCAAACGCTCGGGAGACCACCAGAAAGTAGAGCGCGAAAAGGTGCAGACCGGCCAGAAGGAAGCTACTGAGCCCGGCGACGACAACGGCATGGCCCTGGCCATCGGGGCTCTGCTCGACGGAATTCCCGAAAGCATCGTCATCGGCCTGAGCCTGCTGGCCGGTGGGGCGGTGAGCATGGTGGCGGTAGTCGCCATTTTCCTGTCGAACCTGCCCGAAGGGCTGTCCAGCGCGGCGGGGATGAAAAAGGCGGGCCGCTCGGCGCGCTACGTTTTCCTGCTCTGGCTGGGCATTGCCCTAATTTCGGGCCTGTCGTCGTTGGCGGGCTACACCGTGTTCAGCCACTTTTCGCAGGAAGTGGTAGCCGCTACCACCGCCGTGGCGGCCGGGGCCGTGCTGGCCATGATTGCCGACACGATGATACCCGAAGCCTTCGAAACGGCCCATAACTTCACCGGCCTGATAACGGTACTGGGCTTTCTGGCCGCCTTTTTCCTGAGCAAGATGGAATAG
- a CDS encoding DUF167 domain-containing protein, whose amino-acid sequence MPVTLHLKAKPNSRQNQLVVTADGSLSVRLKSPAQDGKANACLLAYLAEVFGVSKSSVELLSGHTAPFKKVRLATVDEAALPAVLAQYRE is encoded by the coding sequence ATGCCCGTTACGCTCCACCTCAAAGCCAAGCCCAACAGCCGCCAGAACCAGCTGGTAGTAACCGCTGACGGCAGCCTGAGCGTGCGGCTCAAGTCCCCGGCCCAGGACGGCAAGGCCAACGCCTGCCTGCTGGCGTATCTGGCCGAGGTGTTTGGGGTGAGCAAATCCAGCGTGGAGCTGCTGAGCGGGCACACGGCCCCGTTCAAAAAAGTACGGTTGGCCACGGTGGACGAGGCGGCCCTACCCGCAGTGCTGGCGCAGTACCGGGAATAA
- a CDS encoding endonuclease III domain-containing protein — protein MELTPAVCTDFASCQARALRAHERLCAEYGAPFRFFSTKDPLSELISALLSHRTRNQESHKAYQQLRAEFPTWEEVRDAPTAAVEQAISPCTWPEQKAPRIQAVLREISERCGGPCDLSFLAEKPIPEARAWLESISGVGPKTSAATLLFSSLRLPAMPVDSHHHRVAQRLGLIGPKVGEGPAHKLLAALLPPDWDAQQVYDHHEALMFHGQKCCYFHSPACARCVVLDQCPFGQARLGTAAPAAAPLPAA, from the coding sequence GTGGAACTTACCCCCGCCGTTTGTACCGATTTTGCGTCCTGCCAGGCCCGCGCCCTGCGGGCCCACGAGCGGCTGTGCGCCGAGTATGGCGCCCCATTCCGGTTTTTCAGCACCAAGGATCCGCTCAGTGAGCTGATCAGTGCCCTACTTTCCCACCGCACCCGCAACCAGGAGTCGCACAAGGCCTACCAGCAGCTGCGGGCCGAGTTTCCGACCTGGGAAGAAGTGCGCGACGCGCCCACGGCGGCCGTGGAGCAGGCCATCAGCCCTTGCACCTGGCCCGAGCAGAAAGCCCCCCGGATTCAGGCCGTGCTGCGCGAAATCAGTGAGCGGTGCGGGGGCCCCTGCGACCTGTCGTTTCTGGCCGAAAAGCCCATTCCGGAGGCCCGGGCCTGGCTGGAATCCATTTCCGGAGTGGGCCCCAAAACCAGCGCGGCCACCTTGCTCTTCAGCTCGTTGCGCCTGCCGGCCATGCCCGTCGACAGCCACCACCACCGCGTGGCCCAGCGCCTGGGCCTGATTGGTCCCAAAGTGGGCGAAGGACCGGCCCATAAGCTGCTGGCCGCCCTGCTCCCGCCCGACTGGGACGCCCAGCAGGTGTACGACCACCACGAGGCCCTGATGTTTCACGGGCAGAAGTGCTGCTACTTTCACAGTCCGGCCTGCGCGCGGTGCGTGGTGCTCGACCAGTGCCCGTTTGGGCAGGCCCGTCTGGGCACCGCGGCTCCCGCTGCGGCCCCACTGCCGGCGGCGTAG
- a CDS encoding response regulator — protein MRSVLLVEDDFFDTMTVQKAFEKFSIQHKLYTAFNGLEALDLLLGRNGAEQIEPRPEVILLDLNMPKMNGHEFLAELRSHPDLSDIPVFITTTSAMDIDRVRAQDLGVSGYIIKPLDFETGTDMVDSISLLEQLLK, from the coding sequence ATGCGTTCGGTCCTACTGGTTGAGGATGACTTTTTTGACACGATGACCGTGCAGAAGGCCTTTGAAAAGTTCAGTATCCAGCACAAGCTCTACACGGCCTTCAACGGCCTGGAGGCCCTGGACCTGCTGCTGGGCCGCAATGGCGCGGAGCAGATTGAGCCCCGGCCGGAAGTGATTCTGCTGGATCTGAACATGCCTAAGATGAACGGGCACGAGTTCTTAGCCGAGCTGCGCAGCCACCCCGACCTGAGCGACATTCCGGTGTTTATCACCACCACTTCGGCCATGGATATTGACCGGGTGCGGGCCCAGGACCTGGGCGTGAGCGGCTACATTATCAAGCCTCTGGACTTCGAAACCGGCACCGATATGGTGGACAGTATCAGCCTGCTGGAGCAGCTGCTGAAGTAG
- a CDS encoding sensor histidine kinase gives MQLNLNTKILLGFAVAAGVLLLTAVASFLSIRQLAVQTRQVEHTYRVIQEAEQLTSRVRDAESRVRGFLLTADTSYLQTYETSQGEVEQGFARLTRMMADNPRQAARVDSMRQLVDRKFSNMRLLLNRDRSITSSTTQTILDTGRQTMRAIFGLFEDIKANELALLAERNRQQNVFETIAPITIIVSATIAILMTLWLFQKISREIAANERLQQELAAINQATNQRIQIIENLANQVVQGDYKVKIKDKEKDSLGNLATSLNRMTQTLDDTFSALQNRNRELDQFAYVTSHDLKAPLRGVMTVVKWIEDELKAELSDQMHQYLGMMKGRLTRLEDLINGLLAYARIGRTEQKLEEVAVLELVEEVRELVVPPTFEVNIAGELPVLVTDRLSLQQVFTNLLSNAVKYHHRGQGTITISCTEAKKEYEFTVADDGPGIAPEYHEKIFLIFQTLRDRNTAESTGIGLSIVKKILDEQKGSIRVSSEPGQGTAFIFTWPKVSVTEKAI, from the coding sequence ATGCAACTCAACCTGAACACCAAAATCCTGCTGGGCTTTGCCGTGGCGGCCGGCGTGCTGCTGCTCACGGCGGTGGCCTCATTTCTGAGCATCCGGCAGCTGGCCGTGCAAACCCGGCAGGTGGAGCATACCTACCGCGTAATTCAGGAGGCCGAGCAGCTCACCTCCCGGGTGCGCGACGCCGAGTCGCGGGTGCGGGGCTTTCTGCTCACGGCCGATACTTCCTACCTGCAGACCTACGAAACGTCGCAGGGGGAAGTAGAGCAGGGCTTTGCGCGCCTCACCCGCATGATGGCCGACAACCCCCGGCAGGCCGCCCGCGTGGACTCGATGCGGCAGCTGGTCGACCGCAAATTCAGCAACATGCGCCTGCTGCTCAACCGGGACCGTTCGATTACCAGCTCCACCACCCAGACGATTCTGGACACCGGCCGGCAAACGATGCGGGCCATTTTCGGCTTGTTTGAAGACATTAAGGCCAACGAGCTGGCCCTGCTGGCCGAGCGCAACCGCCAGCAAAACGTGTTCGAAACCATTGCCCCCATTACCATCATCGTCTCGGCCACCATTGCCATTCTGATGACCCTGTGGCTGTTTCAGAAAATATCCCGGGAAATAGCGGCCAACGAGCGGCTGCAGCAGGAGCTGGCCGCCATCAACCAGGCCACCAACCAGCGCATTCAAATCATCGAAAACCTGGCCAACCAAGTCGTGCAGGGCGACTACAAAGTCAAGATCAAAGACAAGGAAAAGGACAGTCTGGGCAACTTGGCCACCTCGCTCAACCGCATGACCCAAACCCTGGACGACACCTTTAGCGCCCTGCAGAACCGCAACCGGGAGCTCGACCAGTTTGCCTACGTGACGTCCCACGACCTAAAAGCGCCCCTACGCGGGGTAATGACGGTGGTAAAGTGGATTGAGGACGAGCTCAAGGCCGAGCTTTCGGACCAGATGCATCAGTACCTGGGCATGATGAAAGGCCGCCTGACGCGCCTGGAAGACCTCATCAACGGCCTGCTGGCCTACGCCCGCATCGGACGCACCGAGCAGAAGCTGGAGGAAGTAGCGGTGCTCGAGCTGGTGGAGGAAGTGCGGGAGCTGGTGGTGCCGCCCACGTTTGAGGTAAATATTGCCGGTGAGCTGCCCGTGCTGGTCACCGACCGGCTGAGCCTGCAGCAGGTGTTCACCAACCTGCTGAGCAACGCGGTGAAGTACCACCACCGGGGGCAGGGCACCATTACCATCAGCTGCACCGAGGCCAAAAAGGAGTACGAGTTTACCGTGGCCGACGACGGGCCGGGCATTGCGCCGGAGTACCACGAGAAGATCTTCCTGATTTTCCAGACCCTGCGGGACCGGAACACGGCCGAAAGCACGGGTATCGGGCTCAGCATTGTCAAGAAGATTCTGGACGAGCAGAAGGGCAGCATCCGGGTCAGCTCGGAGCCGGGGCAGGGCACGGCGTTTATTTTCACCTGGCCCAAGGTTTCGGTTACCGAAAAAGCAATCTAG
- a CDS encoding TrmH family RNA methyltransferase, giving the protein MPALDPITSPQNPRIKNLLRLQQKASERREQQLTIIEGHRELTIAHQAGIEIRSLFVCPELAGEVRQQELQATLGAQVEWFAVSKAVFERVAYREGSDGILALARPPQRRLSTLELPANPLLLILEAVEKPGNLGAVLRTADAARVDAVIVCDPRTDLYNPNAIRSSIGCIFTVPTVASTREEVLAWCREKGIQTYAAALTPTAQPYTEYDFRGPTAFVMGTEADGLTPELREACTHTIIIPMRGYIDSLNVSIATAVLTFEAVRQRQ; this is encoded by the coding sequence ATGCCCGCCCTCGACCCGATAACCAGTCCCCAGAATCCGCGCATCAAAAACCTGCTGCGCCTGCAGCAAAAAGCCTCCGAGCGGCGCGAGCAGCAACTCACCATCATCGAAGGTCACCGGGAGCTGACCATTGCCCACCAGGCCGGCATCGAGATTCGCAGCCTGTTTGTGTGCCCCGAGCTGGCCGGCGAGGTGCGGCAGCAGGAGCTGCAAGCCACGTTGGGCGCCCAGGTTGAGTGGTTTGCCGTGTCCAAGGCCGTCTTTGAGCGGGTGGCCTACCGGGAAGGGTCCGACGGAATCCTGGCCCTGGCCCGGCCCCCGCAGCGCCGCCTGAGCACCCTGGAGCTGCCCGCTAACCCGCTGCTGCTGATTCTGGAAGCCGTGGAAAAGCCCGGCAACCTGGGCGCCGTGCTGCGCACCGCCGATGCCGCCCGCGTCGACGCCGTCATCGTCTGCGACCCGCGCACCGACCTCTACAACCCCAACGCCATCCGCTCCAGCATCGGCTGCATCTTCACCGTGCCCACGGTGGCCTCCACCCGGGAAGAAGTGCTGGCCTGGTGCCGGGAAAAGGGAATTCAAACCTACGCCGCGGCCCTCACGCCCACGGCTCAGCCTTATACGGAGTATGATTTCCGCGGCCCCACGGCCTTCGTGATGGGCACCGAAGCCGACGGCCTGACCCCCGAGCTGCGCGAGGCCTGCACCCATACCATCATCATTCCCATGCGCGGCTACATCGACTCGCTCAACGTGAGCATCGCCACTGCCGTGCTTACCTTCGAGGCCGTGCGTCAGCGGCAGTAG
- a CDS encoding CHRD domain-containing protein, with protein sequence MKQFLYSLVLLAGLVSATACSKDDDDTAAAPAPLTVSGTLSGAQEVPAVTSSGTGTVSGTYNKTTKELKYTVTFSGITPTVGHFHIGAPGTTGPVTLPFGFNNSTNNGFVSPITGTVTLSNEQAAALLENKLYANLHSAAAPSGEIRADVTAK encoded by the coding sequence ATGAAGCAATTCCTCTACTCCCTCGTGCTGCTGGCCGGCTTGGTTTCGGCTACGGCCTGCTCCAAAGATGACGACGATACGGCTGCGGCCCCCGCGCCCCTGACGGTTTCGGGCACGCTCAGCGGCGCCCAGGAAGTTCCGGCCGTGACGTCTTCGGGTACCGGCACGGTTTCGGGTACCTACAATAAAACCACCAAGGAGCTCAAGTACACCGTCACGTTCTCGGGTATTACGCCCACCGTCGGCCACTTCCACATCGGGGCTCCCGGCACCACGGGCCCGGTTACGCTGCCCTTCGGCTTCAACAACAGCACCAACAACGGCTTCGTGTCGCCCATCACCGGCACGGTTACGCTCAGCAACGAGCAGGCCGCGGCTTTGCTGGAAAATAAGCTCTACGCCAACCTGCACAGCGCGGCGGCTCCCAGCGGCGAAATCCGGGCCGACGTTACGGCCAAGTAG
- a CDS encoding acylphosphatase, whose translation MAAEHRRFEIQGRVQGVFFRQSTRAEAQRLGLTGYARNNADGTVTIEAEGTPDALAALEAWCHQGPPAARVDRVEVSRGGAVQGFADFSIAR comes from the coding sequence ATGGCCGCAGAACACCGTCGATTCGAAATTCAAGGGCGCGTGCAGGGCGTATTTTTCCGCCAGAGCACCCGCGCCGAAGCCCAGCGCCTGGGCCTGACCGGCTACGCCCGCAACAACGCCGACGGGACCGTCACCATCGAGGCTGAAGGCACTCCGGACGCCTTGGCTGCTCTGGAGGCCTGGTGCCACCAAGGCCCGCCCGCCGCCCGCGTCGATAGGGTAGAGGTGAGCCGCGGCGGAGCCGTCCAGGGCTTTGCCGACTTCAGCATTGCCCGCTAG
- a CDS encoding YqjF family protein — MSFEPSLSPPTGWPLMRQRWSQLLFAHWPVAPELLRPYLPARLTLDLFEGQAWLGVVPFTMSHIRPLGLPAVPGLNHLHELNVRTYATLDGVPGVWFLSLDATLSLGVWAARTLFHLPYLHARMSLAETSGTLRAVAQRTHRGAAPASFRANWTPGAALPKASPGTLAYFLTERYHLYTAGPDLRRAVGSRTLWRGQLYHEPWSLREATLSEWESTVVESHGLPTPAGPPLLHAADTLDVWVRELRRI, encoded by the coding sequence ATGTCGTTCGAACCCTCTCTTTCCCCTCCTACCGGCTGGCCGCTAATGCGGCAGCGCTGGAGTCAGCTGCTGTTTGCACACTGGCCGGTGGCTCCGGAACTGCTGCGACCCTACCTGCCGGCCCGGCTAACGCTGGATTTGTTTGAGGGCCAAGCCTGGCTGGGTGTGGTGCCGTTTACGATGAGCCACATCCGGCCGCTGGGGCTGCCGGCCGTGCCCGGGCTGAATCATCTGCACGAGCTGAACGTGCGCACCTACGCTACCCTGGACGGCGTCCCGGGCGTCTGGTTTTTGTCGTTGGATGCCACCTTGAGTCTGGGCGTGTGGGCGGCCCGCACGCTGTTTCATTTGCCCTACCTGCACGCCCGCATGAGCCTGGCCGAAACCAGCGGCACGCTCCGGGCCGTGGCGCAGCGCACGCACCGGGGGGCAGCACCGGCCAGCTTCCGGGCCAACTGGACGCCGGGCGCGGCCCTGCCCAAGGCCTCGCCGGGCACCCTGGCTTACTTCCTGACCGAGCGGTATCATCTTTACACGGCGGGGCCCGATTTGCGCCGCGCCGTTGGCAGCCGTACGCTCTGGCGGGGGCAGCTCTATCATGAACCCTGGAGCTTGCGTGAGGCCACGCTCAGCGAGTGGGAGTCGACGGTGGTGGAAAGCCACGGGCTGCCAACGCCGGCGGGGCCGCCCCTGCTCCACGCGGCCGATACGCTGGACGTGTGGGTACGGGAGCTGCGCCGCATCTGA
- the typA gene encoding translational GTPase TypA, with protein MQNIRNIAIIAHVDHGKTTLVDKIIHASKLFDEHQQFDDLILDNNDLERERGITIVSKNVSVRYKDVKINIIDTPGHADFGGEVERVLKMADGVLLLVDAFEGAMPQTRFVLGKAIDLGLKPIVVVNKVDKENCRPDEVHEQVFDLMFNLGANEDQLDFVTLYGSSKQGWMSTDWKVKTDSIIPLLDAVVASIPPAPTLDGTPQMQVTSLDYSSFVGRIAIGRVHRGTLREGANMSLVKRDGTIKKVKIKELQVFEGLGKNKVSEVSSGEICAVTGIEGFDIGDTLADAENPEGLAVISIDEPTMNMLFTINNSPFFGKEGKFVTSRHLRDRLFKETEKNLALRVKETDKEDTFLVYGRGILHLSVLIETMRREGFELQVGQPQVLFREDENGNRLEPIEHLVVDVPEETAGKVIELVTMRKGELTIMEPKGDLQHLEFNIPARGLIGLRNNVLTATAGEAIMNHRFSAYEPYKGVIPGRISGSLISMDTGAGTAYTIDKMQDRGEFFVDPGEEVYAGQVIGEHTRPNDLTINIQKGKKLTNMRASGSDENVKIVPKRQFSLEEAMEYIQKDEYLEVTPKSVRMRKILLDENERLRSAKKVD; from the coding sequence ATGCAGAACATTCGGAATATCGCAATCATTGCGCACGTTGACCACGGCAAAACGACGCTCGTGGACAAGATCATTCACGCCTCGAAGCTGTTCGACGAGCACCAGCAGTTCGACGACCTGATCCTCGACAACAACGATCTGGAGCGCGAGCGGGGTATCACCATCGTATCCAAGAACGTATCCGTCCGCTATAAGGACGTTAAAATCAACATCATCGACACCCCCGGTCACGCCGACTTCGGCGGCGAGGTGGAGCGGGTACTGAAGATGGCCGACGGCGTATTGCTGCTCGTCGATGCCTTCGAAGGTGCCATGCCCCAGACTCGTTTCGTACTGGGCAAAGCCATTGACCTGGGCCTGAAGCCCATCGTGGTGGTAAACAAAGTCGACAAGGAAAACTGCCGGCCCGACGAGGTGCACGAGCAGGTATTCGACCTGATGTTCAACCTGGGCGCCAACGAAGACCAGCTGGACTTCGTGACCCTGTACGGCTCCTCGAAGCAGGGCTGGATGAGCACCGACTGGAAAGTAAAAACCGACAGCATCATCCCGCTGCTCGACGCGGTAGTAGCCTCTATTCCCCCGGCTCCGACCCTGGACGGTACGCCCCAGATGCAGGTTACTTCGCTCGACTACTCCTCGTTCGTAGGGCGTATCGCCATCGGCCGCGTGCACCGCGGTACGCTGCGTGAAGGCGCCAACATGAGCCTGGTGAAGCGTGACGGCACCATCAAGAAAGTAAAAATCAAAGAGCTGCAGGTTTTCGAAGGCCTGGGCAAAAACAAGGTTTCCGAAGTTAGCTCCGGCGAAATCTGCGCCGTAACCGGCATCGAAGGCTTCGACATCGGCGACACCCTCGCCGACGCCGAGAACCCCGAGGGCCTAGCCGTTATCAGCATCGACGAGCCGACGATGAACATGCTGTTCACGATCAACAACTCGCCGTTCTTTGGTAAAGAAGGCAAGTTTGTGACCTCGCGCCACCTGCGGGACCGGCTGTTCAAGGAAACCGAGAAAAACCTGGCCCTGCGCGTGAAGGAAACCGATAAGGAAGACACGTTCCTCGTGTACGGCCGCGGTATTCTGCACTTGTCAGTCCTGATTGAAACCATGCGCCGCGAAGGCTTCGAGCTGCAGGTTGGTCAGCCCCAGGTTCTGTTCCGCGAGGACGAGAACGGCAACCGTCTGGAGCCCATCGAGCACCTCGTGGTCGACGTGCCGGAGGAAACTGCCGGTAAGGTTATCGAGCTGGTGACGATGCGCAAAGGCGAGCTGACCATCATGGAGCCCAAGGGCGACCTGCAGCACCTGGAGTTCAACATTCCGGCCCGCGGCCTGATTGGCCTGCGCAACAACGTGCTGACCGCCACCGCCGGTGAGGCCATCATGAACCACCGCTTCTCGGCCTACGAGCCCTACAAAGGCGTAATTCCCGGCCGTATCTCCGGTTCGCTGATTTCGATGGACACCGGTGCCGGCACCGCGTACACCATCGACAAGATGCAGGACCGCGGCGAGTTCTTCGTGGACCCGGGTGAGGAAGTGTACGCCGGCCAGGTTATCGGTGAGCACACCCGCCCCAACGATTTGACCATCAACATCCAGAAAGGCAAGAAGCTGACGAACATGCGCGCTTCGGGCTCGGACGAAAACGTGAAAATCGTGCCCAAGCGTCAGTTCTCGCTGGAAGAAGCCATGGAATACATCCAGAAGGATGAATACCTGGAAGTAACGCCGAAGTCGGTGCGGATGCGCAAAATCCTGCTCGACGAAAACGAGCGTCTGCGCTCGGCCAAGAAAGTCGACTAG